One stretch of Aquimarina sp. Aq107 DNA includes these proteins:
- a CDS encoding HAD family hydrolase: MLSKIKVIAFDADDTLWVNETFFRKAEEDFCELVSKYLSKEEANKLLFEVEMQNLDLYGYGIKPFTLSLIEAALRITNGNLNAKLVETLIANGKQMLQEPVELIDGIEETLQYLSKKYRLVMATKGDLLDQERKLIKSGLEKYFHHIEIVSNKTEKQYKKLVDHLDIDESEFLMIGNSLKSDVIPVLNIGAHAYHIPFHTTWAHEVHNGTIDNPNFKSLDSSKELLEFL, translated from the coding sequence GACGCGGATGATACCTTATGGGTGAATGAAACTTTTTTTAGAAAAGCTGAAGAAGATTTTTGTGAGCTTGTGTCTAAATATCTCTCTAAAGAAGAAGCAAATAAATTACTTTTTGAAGTTGAGATGCAAAACCTCGATTTATATGGGTATGGAATAAAGCCATTTACGCTTTCTTTAATCGAAGCAGCATTGCGGATAACTAATGGAAATTTGAACGCTAAGCTTGTAGAAACTTTGATAGCTAATGGAAAACAGATGTTGCAAGAGCCCGTGGAGTTAATCGATGGAATTGAAGAAACATTGCAATACTTATCTAAAAAATATCGTTTGGTTATGGCTACTAAGGGAGATTTATTAGATCAAGAACGAAAATTAATTAAATCTGGATTGGAGAAATACTTCCATCATATAGAAATTGTTTCAAATAAAACTGAGAAACAGTATAAGAAACTAGTGGATCATTTAGATATTGATGAATCCGAATTCTTGATGATCGGCAATTCTCTAAAATCAGATGTTATACCGGTGTTAAATATTGGAGCGCATGCGTATCATATTCCTTTTCATACTACTTGGGCTCATGAAGTGCATAATGGAACAATTGACAACCCTAATTTTAAAAGTTTAGATAGTTCTAAAGAATTGTTAGAATTTTTATAA
- a CDS encoding chloramphenicol acetyltransferase, which translates to MKTVLDLTNWNRKEHYEFFGSFDEPFFGIVSNINFTKGYQKIQENGYSYFLYYLHKAVKAANTIEPFRYRIEDNKVYVYDQVHVSATIGRDDHTFGFSFIEYDENFKVFEQNAQKEIEAVKNSKGLRHNDNAKRMDSLHVSSIPWYNFTSISHARHFQYKDSVPKISFGKYVKIEDEIHLPISVHVHHGLMDGYHVGEYLEEFQRLLNEDE; encoded by the coding sequence ATGAAAACAGTACTAGATCTCACAAATTGGAATAGAAAAGAACATTATGAATTCTTTGGTTCTTTTGATGAACCTTTTTTTGGGATTGTGTCTAATATTAATTTTACAAAGGGATATCAAAAGATTCAAGAAAATGGATATTCCTATTTCCTCTATTATCTACATAAAGCAGTAAAAGCAGCAAATACTATAGAACCATTTCGATATAGAATCGAGGATAACAAGGTTTATGTGTATGATCAAGTACACGTTTCTGCCACTATAGGAAGAGATGATCATACTTTTGGTTTTTCATTTATAGAATATGATGAAAACTTTAAGGTGTTCGAACAAAATGCTCAAAAGGAAATAGAGGCGGTTAAAAACTCTAAAGGATTACGACATAATGATAATGCTAAACGAATGGATAGCTTACATGTTTCATCAATTCCTTGGTATAATTTTACAAGTATTTCACATGCTAGACATTTCCAATATAAGGATAGTGTTCCAAAAATATCCTTCGGTAAGTATGTTAAAATAGAAGATGAAATCCATCTCCCAATCTCTGTTCATGTTCATCATGGCTTAATGGATGGATACCATGTTGGTGAATATCTAGAAGAATTTCAACGATTGTTAAATGAGGATGAATAA
- a CDS encoding DUF6268 family outer membrane beta-barrel protein, whose amino-acid sequence MKKWFLFSFFILCSFFTKGQDYTDIVRLNVSRANFEDKENTFDTDVTNINFEVIYPKIINDDLILLTGLTVEHTSLDFSSVSSNENLIMTRLNAGVKINHSEKWSGTYVVLPKLASNFENIGSKDFQIGGIALLDFQYNDNVRGKFGLYSSSENFGTIITPLLGFFYRSANKKFHMDAVLPIRLEVNYKLYNHFSLGLDLRTSVKSYNIVDQDVEFYAQEESVRVGFYGSYELFDDSLLIRAKFGLDTTDYGVYASDDTSGVQLLTFTLNDDERIRLNNEFDSTLFFGLDFIYRFDISSKK is encoded by the coding sequence ATGAAAAAATGGTTTTTATTTTCCTTCTTTATTTTATGTTCTTTTTTTACTAAAGGGCAAGATTATACAGATATTGTTCGATTAAATGTATCTAGGGCTAATTTTGAAGATAAAGAAAATACGTTTGATACTGATGTAACAAATATCAATTTTGAAGTTATATATCCTAAAATTATAAATGATGATTTAATTTTGTTAACAGGGTTAACCGTAGAGCATACGAGTTTAGATTTTTCAAGTGTATCATCTAATGAAAATCTTATAATGACTCGACTAAATGCTGGAGTAAAAATTAACCATTCAGAAAAATGGTCTGGTACCTATGTAGTGCTTCCTAAATTAGCTTCTAATTTCGAAAATATAGGTTCTAAGGATTTTCAAATTGGTGGAATTGCACTTTTGGATTTTCAGTATAATGATAACGTAAGAGGAAAATTTGGACTATACTCTTCCTCAGAGAATTTTGGAACAATTATAACACCTCTTTTAGGTTTCTTTTATAGGTCAGCAAATAAAAAGTTTCATATGGATGCTGTTCTTCCAATTCGTTTAGAAGTAAACTATAAATTATATAATCATTTTAGTTTAGGTTTGGATCTAAGAACTTCTGTTAAATCATATAATATAGTAGATCAAGATGTTGAGTTTTATGCACAAGAAGAATCTGTAAGAGTTGGTTTTTACGGTTCTTATGAATTATTTGATGATTCTTTGTTAATAAGAGCGAAGTTTGGTCTAGATACTACAGATTATGGTGTTTATGCGTCAGATGATACATCAGGTGTTCAGTTGTTAACATTTACACTTAATGATGATGAAAGAATACGACTGAATAATGAATTCGATAGTACTTTATTTTTTGGGTTGGATTTTATATATAGATTCGATATTTCATCAAAAAAATAA
- a CDS encoding pseudouridine synthase: MLTDNNKDQRHFMIYKPYGYLSQFINNGQKQNSKKLLGDLFDFPEGTMAIGRLDEKSEGLLLLTTDGKTSNYICSGKIEKEYYAQVDGDITDDAVSKLMNGVEIGFDGKKYTTNSCKAFKIKEIPDFPERSKKIRDDRHGPTSWVSITLTEGKFRQVRKMTSAVGFPTLRLIRVRIGNILLKNMEPGEVIELQTVIQ, from the coding sequence ATGCTAACAGACAATAACAAAGATCAAAGACATTTTATGATCTATAAACCTTATGGGTATTTAAGTCAGTTTATAAACAATGGACAAAAACAAAATTCCAAAAAATTGTTAGGAGATCTCTTTGATTTCCCAGAAGGTACGATGGCAATTGGGAGATTAGATGAAAAATCAGAAGGTTTATTACTATTAACCACAGATGGTAAAACAAGTAACTATATATGTAGCGGGAAAATTGAAAAAGAATATTACGCTCAAGTAGATGGTGATATTACCGATGATGCAGTATCTAAATTAATGAATGGAGTAGAAATTGGTTTTGATGGAAAAAAATACACGACTAATTCCTGTAAAGCATTTAAGATTAAGGAAATCCCCGATTTTCCCGAAAGATCAAAAAAAATAAGGGATGACAGACATGGACCAACTTCTTGGGTATCTATAACATTAACAGAAGGTAAATTTAGACAAGTGCGAAAAATGACTTCTGCTGTAGGGTTCCCAACTTTACGATTAATACGAGTGAGAATTGGAAATATTCTACTAAAAAACATGGAACCAGGAGAAGTAATAGAGCTGCAAACAGTAATACAGTAA
- a CDS encoding cold-shock protein, which translates to MAKSQQTFSKIEKEKKKQKKREEKQKKKEERRANSKKGSGFDNMIAYVDENGHLTDTPPDPSKKKKIKAENIEIGIPKKEHVEEDPIKKGKVAFFNDSKGYGFITEHETQEKFFVHVNGLMQEVKEGDKVQFELEMGMKGLNAVRVKKI; encoded by the coding sequence ATGGCAAAATCACAGCAGACTTTTAGCAAAATTGAAAAAGAAAAAAAGAAACAGAAGAAACGCGAAGAGAAGCAAAAAAAGAAAGAAGAGCGTAGAGCTAATTCTAAAAAAGGAAGTGGTTTTGATAATATGATTGCATATGTTGATGAAAATGGACATCTTACGGATACACCACCAGATCCATCAAAAAAGAAAAAAATAAAGGCCGAAAATATTGAAATCGGTATTCCTAAGAAAGAACACGTTGAAGAGGATCCTATCAAAAAAGGTAAAGTAGCATTTTTTAATGATTCTAAGGGATATGGTTTTATTACAGAACATGAAACACAAGAAAAGTTTTTTGTTCATGTAAATGGTTTAATGCAAGAGGTTAAAGAAGGAGATAAAGTGCAGTTTGAATTGGAAATGGGAATGAAAGGATTAAACGCAGTGCGTGTAAAGAAGATTTAA
- a CDS encoding MBL fold metallo-hydrolase: MKTYTLGIFALSIFLISCKSNVKEEKAANTDEANAIAKEESIKKPISDLKIIPISHATAVLEYKNNIIYIDPTGGKKAFENQKIPSIVLITDIHGDHMNIETLNSLDLSKSKIVVPQAVAEKLPANYTKQLVIINNGEIKEVNGISIEAIPMYNLREEALKFHNKGRGNGYVITLGEERLYFSGDTEDIPEMRALKDIDKAFVCMNLPYTMTVESAADAVLEFKPKEIYPYHYRGTDGFSDVVKFKEIVTKGNSEIEVVQLNWYSK; the protein is encoded by the coding sequence ATGAAAACATATACCCTTGGCATTTTTGCTCTTAGCATATTTTTAATCAGTTGTAAATCAAATGTAAAAGAAGAAAAAGCAGCAAACACCGATGAAGCTAATGCTATTGCAAAAGAAGAATCTATAAAAAAACCAATTTCTGATTTAAAAATTATCCCAATCTCTCACGCAACAGCAGTGCTAGAATATAAAAACAATATTATATATATAGACCCTACTGGTGGTAAAAAAGCGTTTGAAAATCAAAAGATACCAAGTATAGTTCTGATTACAGATATTCATGGAGACCATATGAACATCGAAACACTTAATAGTCTGGACCTCTCAAAATCGAAAATTGTTGTTCCACAAGCGGTTGCTGAAAAACTACCTGCTAATTACACCAAACAATTAGTAATCATAAACAATGGAGAAATAAAGGAGGTAAATGGAATATCCATTGAAGCAATACCAATGTATAATTTAAGAGAAGAAGCGCTAAAATTTCATAATAAAGGTCGTGGAAATGGATATGTTATTACGTTAGGTGAAGAGCGGTTATATTTCTCAGGAGATACAGAAGATATCCCTGAAATGAGAGCACTAAAAGATATAGACAAAGCATTTGTTTGCATGAATCTACCTTACACTATGACCGTGGAGAGTGCAGCTGATGCTGTATTAGAATTTAAACCAAAAGAAATATACCCCTATCACTATAGAGGCACAGATGGATTTAGTGATGTAGTTAAGTTTAAAGAAATTGTAACTAAGGGTAATTCAGAAATAGAAGTAGTACAATTAAACTGGTATTCTAAATAA
- a CDS encoding TSUP family transporter, whose translation MNETLLLILLAIVGFIAGVINTIAGGGSLLTLPMPIFMGLPPAIANGTNRIGIFIQSITSVAGFKSKGIKPSIFSVYLGLSALIGSLIGAKIAIDIKGETFNKILAIVMLIVVLFMVFKPKVNLVDFTERIQGKYRVFSIITFFIIGIYGGFIQAGVGIFILLALSTINKMSLVSSNAVKALVVFIYTIGALIIFAYNNQINYLYGFVLAFGNASGGWIASRWSVKKGDGIVKIFLVIMVIAMAIKLWIDS comes from the coding sequence ATGAACGAAACACTACTTCTTATTCTTTTAGCAATAGTTGGTTTTATAGCAGGAGTTATCAATACTATAGCTGGAGGAGGATCATTGTTAACATTACCGATGCCTATCTTTATGGGATTGCCACCAGCAATAGCAAATGGCACAAACCGAATCGGGATTTTTATTCAGAGTATTACATCGGTTGCTGGATTTAAAAGCAAAGGTATAAAACCATCAATTTTTAGTGTATACTTAGGCCTATCCGCATTGATAGGGTCGTTAATCGGAGCAAAAATAGCAATCGACATAAAAGGTGAAACCTTTAATAAGATACTCGCAATTGTAATGTTGATTGTGGTTCTTTTTATGGTTTTTAAACCTAAAGTTAATTTGGTAGATTTTACAGAACGAATACAAGGAAAGTATCGTGTGTTTTCTATCATCACCTTTTTTATAATTGGAATATACGGTGGTTTCATACAGGCAGGAGTTGGCATTTTTATTCTTTTGGCATTAAGTACCATTAATAAAATGAGCCTAGTTTCTTCAAATGCAGTAAAAGCTTTGGTGGTTTTTATATACACCATTGGTGCATTGATTATTTTTGCATATAATAATCAAATCAACTATTTATATGGATTTGTATTAGCTTTTGGTAATGCCAGTGGTGGTTGGATCGCCAGTAGATGGTCTGTAAAAAAAGGAGATGGAATTGTTAAAATATTTTTGGTAATAATGGTAATAGCTATGGCTATTAAGCTATGGATAGATAGTTAA
- a CDS encoding SulP family inorganic anion transporter, translating to MNKIIPILEALKGYGKMTFASDAIAGITVGVVLIPQAIAYALLMGTPPIYGLYACLIPLIIYAFFGTSRQLSIGPVAVTAILVMSGVSQLATPFTEEFTNLVIFSGLLIGILQIVLSLLRMGFLVNLISQPVISGFISAAAIIIIVSQLSESLGMKIPNFDYPHESIWYVVQNISSIHVITLSMCLGSIVIMLILKKIKKSFPGALFVLIVTTVITIIFDLKKLGLSVIEDVPKGLPSFSIPDMSYDSMIALIPSVLTVTFIGYVGSIGIAKSLEMKNRDHIVRPNQELLALGLAKVIGAFFQAIPSSGSYSRSAINDEAGGKTTISSIITVVMVVISLLFLTSFFYYIPKAVLAAIILVSVFGLINISEARYLLALRRREFIVMFITFIGTLVFGVEKGIFIGVILSYIFLQYYSSRPHVAELVNIPNTNYYRNIKRFPDATRSSRYLIIRFDDQLYFANTSYFKDAILNQIHKREVLPEFLILDSTNINDIDSTGLHILEDVHRYLEDLGVQLLITGTIGPVRDFLKRSGFTDNLGSQHNFLNIEDAVNYADNKTVQQNSLEVAVQYNKKRSFLD from the coding sequence TTGAATAAAATAATTCCCATTTTAGAGGCTTTAAAGGGCTATGGCAAAATGACTTTTGCTTCTGATGCTATTGCGGGTATAACTGTAGGGGTGGTACTTATTCCTCAGGCGATTGCATATGCTTTGCTTATGGGAACCCCACCAATATATGGACTGTATGCTTGTTTAATTCCGTTGATTATATATGCTTTTTTTGGAACATCAAGACAATTAAGTATTGGTCCTGTAGCAGTAACTGCAATTTTAGTAATGAGTGGAGTAAGTCAGCTTGCGACTCCTTTTACTGAAGAGTTTACTAATTTGGTGATTTTTTCTGGTTTATTAATAGGAATATTGCAGATTGTACTCAGTCTGCTAAGGATGGGGTTTTTAGTTAATTTGATTTCGCAACCTGTTATTTCTGGTTTTATTTCTGCCGCAGCTATTATTATTATCGTTTCTCAACTTAGTGAATCATTAGGAATGAAAATTCCTAATTTTGATTACCCACATGAATCAATATGGTATGTTGTACAGAACATTTCTTCGATTCATGTAATCACATTAAGTATGTGTTTGGGATCAATAGTCATTATGCTTATTCTTAAAAAAATAAAAAAATCATTTCCGGGAGCACTTTTTGTTTTAATAGTAACAACTGTAATTACAATTATTTTTGATTTAAAGAAATTAGGTCTTTCAGTTATAGAAGATGTTCCAAAAGGTTTGCCATCTTTTAGTATTCCTGATATGAGTTATGATTCTATGATAGCATTAATCCCTTCTGTACTTACGGTTACTTTTATTGGTTATGTTGGTAGCATTGGTATTGCTAAATCCTTAGAGATGAAAAATAGAGATCACATTGTTCGTCCTAATCAAGAATTATTGGCTTTAGGCTTAGCAAAAGTTATTGGTGCATTTTTTCAGGCAATCCCTTCTTCAGGAAGTTATAGTAGATCAGCTATTAATGATGAGGCAGGAGGAAAGACTACGATTTCATCTATTATCACTGTTGTTATGGTGGTCATATCTTTATTGTTCTTGACTTCGTTCTTTTATTATATTCCAAAGGCAGTTTTAGCGGCTATTATATTAGTTTCAGTTTTTGGATTGATCAATATCAGTGAGGCAAGATATCTTCTCGCATTAAGACGAAGGGAGTTTATCGTAATGTTCATAACATTTATAGGGACATTAGTTTTTGGTGTAGAAAAAGGTATTTTTATTGGAGTCATATTATCTTATATTTTCTTACAATATTATAGCTCAAGACCGCATGTCGCAGAATTGGTAAATATTCCGAATACCAATTATTATCGTAATATCAAAAGATTTCCGGATGCTACGAGGTCATCTAGGTATTTGATTATTCGATTTGATGATCAATTATATTTTGCTAATACTAGTTATTTTAAAGATGCTATATTAAATCAAATACATAAAAGAGAAGTGTTGCCAGAGTTTTTGATTTTAGATAGTACGAATATTAATGATATTGATAGTACAGGGTTACATATTTTAGAAGACGTTCACCGGTATTTGGAGGATTTAGGAGTACAATTATTAATCACTGGGACAATTGGTCCTGTTCGGGATTTTCTTAAAAGATCTGGTTTTACAGATAATTTAGGTAGTCAACATAATTTTTTAAACATAGAAGATGCTGTTAATTACGCAGATAATAAGACTGTTCAACAAAATTCTCTTGAGGTAGCAGTTCAGTATAATAAGAAACGTTCTTTCCTTGATTAA
- a CDS encoding DMT family transporter, whose amino-acid sequence MKKAIYFMLLSTVSFTVMNLLVKYLVGFSAYQLVFFRSIGTLFFTMPFLIHHKISILGNQKKLLVLRGLAGVTSMGLFFMSVEYLKIGSAVSLRYLSPIFATILAVIFLREKVKNIQWLFFLLAFTGVLIIKGFDAEINSLGLVLIVFSALFSGFVYVLINKIGLRDHPVVIVNYFMWIATVLGGILSIFNWKKTPQGMEWALLLSLGVFGYFGQLFMTKAFQSQVTNKVVSLKYMEVIFTMIAGIFLFGDKYPLLSVLGTIMVITGLILNMFYKSK is encoded by the coding sequence TTGAAAAAAGCAATTTATTTTATGCTACTAAGCACCGTTTCTTTTACGGTGATGAATTTACTGGTTAAATATTTAGTAGGCTTTAGTGCATATCAATTAGTTTTTTTTAGATCAATCGGAACTTTGTTTTTTACGATGCCATTTTTAATTCATCATAAAATATCAATTCTAGGAAATCAAAAGAAGTTACTAGTACTTCGTGGTTTAGCAGGGGTAACCTCTATGGGGTTGTTTTTTATGTCGGTAGAATATCTTAAAATAGGTTCTGCAGTATCTCTACGGTATCTTTCTCCAATTTTTGCTACTATATTAGCAGTTATATTTTTAAGAGAAAAAGTTAAAAACATTCAGTGGTTATTTTTTTTATTAGCGTTTACAGGTGTTTTGATTATCAAAGGATTTGATGCAGAGATTAATTCTTTAGGATTGGTATTAATTGTTTTTTCTGCGCTATTTAGTGGATTTGTATATGTTTTAATTAATAAAATAGGTTTAAGAGACCATCCGGTAGTTATTGTGAACTATTTTATGTGGATTGCTACTGTTTTAGGTGGAATTCTATCTATTTTTAATTGGAAGAAAACTCCACAGGGTATGGAGTGGGCATTATTATTAAGCTTAGGAGTCTTCGGCTATTTTGGCCAACTATTTATGACAAAAGCTTTTCAATCACAAGTTACTAATAAGGTAGTTTCTTTAAAATACATGGAGGTAATATTTACCATGATAGCAGGTATTTTCTTATTTGGGGATAAATATCCTTTGCTTAGCGTTTTAGGTACTATAATGGTAATTACTGGATTAATTCTTAATATGTTTTATAAATCTAAATAG
- a CDS encoding FAD-binding protein, with the protein MALPKGIEILPITSWENRHQNFTQKLTKNASFKIRNDHSLSKSSEKYRATTKNIQWLIRHAIKNKIRLRAMGSGWSFSKVAVSEGGIIDTKSLRLSFSISKSYVAKDYLNEGGIPENLFFTQCGMSILQLNAKLEKEKRPSRSIKASGASNGQTIAGALSTGTHGAAYNVGALQDFVVGLHLIVGQDRHIWLERESTPIMSDKFVNWLGAERIQDDIMFNAAIVSFGSFGFIHGVLIETEPKFLLEEHRIDKVAYNDALKNTMTTQNFSGIKDLMPFPEVSLDRELYHFEVLINPYDFKPNNIDKGVFIKVAYKRKYRDDYTRRERDQNGLTYGDDLLGLIQTMMDSLGTLSVKLVPSLVNLLFPLAYKETPALEGTIGETYNNTKFRGKVASAALGINIKDSVQVVQEIMDIIDNGNPFPGGISLRYVKGTKALLGFTKFTKTCVLELDGVDSKVTRDFYDKIWNRLEAKNIAYTLHWGKINFNLNYNRIQKMYGTTIVQHWIDSRNELLDDDTREVFTNKFLEQCGLNKKSGIIV; encoded by the coding sequence ATGGCATTACCAAAAGGCATAGAAATACTACCAATCACTTCTTGGGAAAACAGACATCAAAATTTTACTCAAAAATTAACTAAAAATGCTTCTTTTAAAATAAGAAACGACCATTCTTTATCTAAAAGTTCTGAAAAATATAGAGCTACCACTAAAAACATCCAATGGTTAATAAGACATGCTATTAAAAATAAAATCAGATTACGCGCAATGGGTAGCGGCTGGTCTTTTTCTAAAGTAGCTGTTTCTGAAGGAGGTATTATTGACACTAAATCACTAAGGCTTTCTTTTTCTATCTCTAAATCATACGTAGCAAAAGATTATTTAAACGAAGGAGGTATTCCAGAAAACTTATTTTTTACGCAATGCGGAATGTCTATCTTACAACTAAATGCTAAACTCGAAAAAGAAAAAAGACCAAGCAGATCCATTAAAGCATCCGGTGCTAGTAATGGTCAAACCATCGCAGGAGCATTATCTACAGGAACACACGGTGCTGCTTATAACGTTGGTGCATTACAGGACTTTGTAGTAGGATTACACTTAATAGTAGGCCAGGATAGACATATTTGGTTAGAGAGAGAGTCTACTCCTATTATGTCTGATAAATTTGTTAATTGGCTAGGAGCAGAAAGAATTCAGGATGATATCATGTTTAACGCTGCAATCGTAAGTTTTGGAAGTTTTGGTTTCATTCATGGTGTATTAATAGAAACAGAACCCAAATTTTTATTAGAAGAACATCGTATTGATAAAGTAGCATATAATGATGCTTTAAAAAATACAATGACTACACAAAACTTTTCTGGTATTAAAGATTTAATGCCTTTTCCTGAAGTTTCTCTGGATAGAGAATTATACCATTTTGAAGTACTTATAAATCCATATGATTTTAAACCCAATAATATTGACAAAGGTGTTTTTATTAAGGTTGCATACAAGAGAAAATACCGTGACGATTACACACGAAGAGAAAGAGATCAAAATGGATTAACATATGGAGATGATTTATTAGGTCTAATACAAACTATGATGGACAGTCTAGGTACTTTATCTGTAAAATTAGTACCAAGCTTAGTTAATCTATTATTTCCTTTGGCTTATAAAGAAACTCCTGCTTTAGAAGGCACTATTGGAGAAACATATAACAATACTAAATTTAGAGGAAAAGTCGCAAGTGCGGCACTTGGAATAAATATTAAAGATAGCGTACAAGTAGTACAAGAAATAATGGATATTATTGATAATGGCAATCCTTTTCCTGGAGGAATTTCTTTGCGATATGTAAAAGGCACAAAAGCATTATTAGGTTTTACAAAATTTACTAAAACTTGTGTTTTGGAATTAGACGGTGTTGACTCTAAAGTAACCAGAGATTTTTATGACAAAATATGGAATCGATTAGAAGCAAAGAACATTGCATACACACTACATTGGGGTAAAATAAATTTCAACCTTAATTATAACAGGATACAAAAAATGTATGGCACCACTATTGTCCAACATTGGATAGATTCACGTAACGAGCTTCTGGATGACGATACGCGAGAAGTATTTACTAATAAGTTTTTGGAACAATGTGGGTTGAATAAAAAATCTGGAATAATTGTTTAA
- a CDS encoding helix-turn-helix transcriptional regulator, which yields MDLNRFSDNDVLLELTQRVKKRRLNLNITQEELSNKAGVHVQTIKNFESGKATTLLTFIQILRAFGELDALSSFLPDPGISPIELLKLKGKERERASGNSKDKPNKSSW from the coding sequence ATGGATTTAAATAGATTTTCGGATAATGATGTTTTGTTAGAGCTTACACAACGCGTAAAAAAGAGAAGACTTAATCTTAATATCACACAAGAAGAGCTTTCTAACAAGGCAGGTGTGCATGTGCAAACAATAAAAAATTTCGAGTCCGGTAAAGCGACAACTTTACTTACATTTATTCAAATATTACGGGCTTTTGGAGAGCTTGATGCTTTAAGTTCTTTTTTGCCTGATCCTGGTATTAGTCCTATTGAATTATTAAAATTAAAAGGAAAAGAAAGAGAAAGAGCTTCTGGAAATTCAAAAGATAAACCAAACAAGTCATCATGGTAG
- a CDS encoding type II toxin-antitoxin system HipA family toxin — translation MVDVIKITLWGKELGALSWDNDKKYASFEYFPEFLNNDWEVSPIHMPLGTSEKRIYSFPRLNEDTYKGLPGMLSDVLPDDFGNRLIDQWLLLNNISKTEFTPLDRLCYIGSRGMGALEFQPARNLGNKVASNVVIDKLVILAQKVLDSREQIELNIDETEHLNELIKVGTSAGGQRAKAIIAYNSKTSEIKSGQTDVPEGFEHYLFKFDGVNDVSLGDPHGYGKIEYAYYLMALDCGIEMEHSQLFKEHDRAHFMTKRFDRLPNNKKLHMQTLCSLAHFDYKSPGAYSYENAFDIMRQLRLPHRDAIQLYKRMLLNVIARNQDDHTKNISFLMDELGVWKLAPAYDITYSYNPTGIWTSMHQMSINGKRNDFTISDLLTVGNKISYKNSKTEIQQVLDVVANWSYYANKAGIPSKQANKLQQAFRMNL, via the coding sequence ATGGTAGATGTAATAAAAATAACACTCTGGGGAAAAGAATTAGGGGCTTTAAGTTGGGATAATGATAAGAAGTATGCATCATTTGAGTATTTTCCTGAATTTTTGAATAATGATTGGGAGGTTTCTCCTATACATATGCCTTTAGGTACATCAGAGAAAAGAATATATAGTTTTCCTCGCCTTAACGAAGATACTTACAAAGGACTTCCTGGAATGTTATCAGATGTATTACCTGATGATTTTGGAAATAGGTTGATAGACCAATGGTTATTACTTAACAATATATCCAAAACAGAATTTACTCCTTTAGATCGTCTATGTTATATAGGATCTCGAGGTATGGGCGCCTTAGAGTTTCAACCCGCGAGAAATTTAGGGAATAAAGTAGCGAGTAATGTAGTAATAGACAAATTAGTTATACTCGCTCAGAAAGTTCTAGATTCTAGAGAGCAAATTGAACTTAATATTGATGAAACTGAACATTTAAATGAATTAATAAAAGTAGGTACTTCTGCTGGAGGGCAAAGAGCAAAGGCAATTATAGCATACAATTCTAAAACAAGTGAAATTAAATCCGGTCAAACAGATGTTCCTGAAGGTTTTGAACATTATCTGTTTAAATTTGATGGAGTAAATGATGTGTCTCTAGGAGATCCACATGGTTATGGGAAGATAGAATATGCATATTATTTAATGGCTTTGGATTGTGGGATTGAAATGGAACATTCTCAGTTGTTTAAGGAACATGACAGAGCACATTTTATGACCAAGCGATTTGATCGTTTACCTAATAATAAGAAGTTGCATATGCAGACATTATGTTCTTTAGCACATTTTGATTATAAATCTCCAGGAGCATATTCTTATGAGAATGCATTTGATATTATGCGACAACTTAGATTACCGCATCGAGATGCTATCCAGTTATATAAAAGAATGTTGTTAAATGTTATTGCAAGAAATCAAGATGATCATACCAAAAACATTTCATTTTTAATGGATGAACTAGGAGTGTGGAAATTAGCTCCTGCATATGATATTACATATTCTTACAATCCAACAGGGATATGGACTAGTATGCACCAAATGTCAATTAATGGAAAGAGAAATGATTTTACTATTAGCGATTTATTAACTGTAGGGAATAAAATAAGTTATAAAAACAGCAAGACTGAAATACAACAAGTATTAGATGTTGTAGCTAATTGGAGTTACTATGCTAACAAAGCTGGAATACCATCTAAACAAGCCAATAAATTACAACAAGCATTTAGAATGAATTTATAG